One region of Priestia megaterium genomic DNA includes:
- a CDS encoding Cof-type HAD-IIB family hydrolase: protein MQTNEKKEFKLIALDMDGTLLNDQQEISEENRAAIAKAQEQGVHVVLSTGRSLLTCREYAQSLQLSSYLITVNGSEIWDESGQLVERKLIDASHIEKMWNLTQEHKLNFWAVTTDKVWRDEFPEDIASQEWLKFGYDIPDDALREEVLKQIAGISDFEISNSSLTNLEINALGINKAKGIMTVCERLGISMDEVIAMGDSLNDMAMIEAAGCGIAMGNAQEAVKEAADWVTDTNVNNGVAKAISHWVLK from the coding sequence AATTTCTGAAGAAAATCGTGCGGCCATTGCTAAAGCTCAAGAACAAGGTGTTCATGTGGTATTAAGCACGGGGCGATCTCTTTTAACATGCCGTGAATACGCGCAGTCTCTTCAGCTGTCTTCTTACCTTATTACAGTAAACGGAAGTGAAATTTGGGATGAATCTGGACAGCTTGTAGAACGAAAGTTAATTGATGCTTCACACATTGAGAAAATGTGGAATCTAACGCAAGAGCATAAGCTTAACTTCTGGGCTGTGACGACGGATAAAGTATGGAGAGATGAATTTCCAGAAGATATTGCTTCACAGGAATGGCTGAAGTTTGGCTACGATATTCCAGATGATGCTTTACGAGAAGAAGTGCTGAAACAAATAGCAGGCATTTCAGATTTTGAAATCAGCAATTCTAGTTTAACGAATCTAGAAATTAATGCACTTGGTATTAACAAAGCAAAAGGGATCATGACTGTATGTGAACGTTTGGGCATTTCAATGGATGAAGTCATTGCAATGGGAGACAGCTTAAATGATATGGCTATGATTGAAGCGGCAGGTTGTGGAATCGCCATGGGAAATGCTCAGGAAGCTGTAAAAGAAGCAGCGGACTGGGTGACAGATACAAATGTCAATAACGGAGTAGCGAAGGCTATCAGCCACTGGGTACTGAAATAA
- a CDS encoding peptidoglycan-binding protein, which translates to MSDLSLDKLLKKAENKLQNVHEIVQEKAYELIRQAYKESIFIVITEGFRSIEQQRKLYSQGRTTPGSIVTNAKGGYSYHNYGLAIDIALLDNNGEVDWTIDRRWNKAGEVGKRIGLEWGGDWKSLKDYPHFQYTFGLSLSELRSGKKPEKQTEKVSRVLIEYGDRGNQVQLIQRMLIHLGYSLFGGADGIFGSSTLKAVKAFQQALYLQVDGIVGPKTLEKLYGNFNKTMF; encoded by the coding sequence ATGAGCGATTTATCATTAGACAAGCTGTTAAAAAAAGCAGAAAATAAGCTGCAGAATGTACATGAAATAGTGCAAGAAAAAGCGTACGAACTCATTAGGCAAGCATATAAAGAAAGTATATTTATTGTGATCACTGAAGGATTTAGATCGATAGAGCAGCAGCGCAAACTATATTCACAAGGCCGAACAACACCAGGAAGTATCGTGACTAATGCCAAAGGCGGCTATTCTTATCATAATTATGGACTAGCTATTGATATTGCGCTGCTTGATAACAACGGAGAAGTTGACTGGACCATTGATCGAAGATGGAACAAAGCGGGAGAGGTAGGAAAAAGGATCGGGTTGGAATGGGGAGGAGATTGGAAAAGCTTAAAAGATTATCCTCATTTTCAATATACATTCGGTTTATCTTTGTCGGAGCTTCGAAGTGGAAAAAAACCTGAGAAACAGACGGAAAAGGTTTCAAGAGTGCTAATTGAATACGGAGATCGAGGAAATCAAGTACAGTTAATTCAACGTATGCTTATTCACTTAGGCTATTCTCTTTTTGGAGGAGCAGACGGTATATTCGGGTCTTCCACTCTCAAAGCGGTAAAAGCTTTTCAACAAGCACTTTATTTGCAGGTAGATGGAATAGTTGGACCGAAGACACTCGAAAAACTCTATGGAAATTTTAATAAAACTATGTTCTAA
- a CDS encoding polysaccharide deacetylase family protein, translated as MIRRISILLLTLCFLFNGALPALCKAEQVKNIAVRDRLLYQGNNHLKQTALTFDDGPDPRFTPHVLDQLKKHGIKATFFLIGAKAHEHPELVKRMVAEGHAVGIHTYWHPNLLKESTEKFHWEIAKTQAIIKNITGFETQLFRPPYGNLTQEMISELPNENVYAINWSSDSLDWKQIPEAEITKNVFKNMHAGTIVLMHDGGHWTMDLSNTPKSLDTIIPRLKQEGYHFVTVPELLHIPYPKN; from the coding sequence ATGATACGAAGAATTAGTATACTGCTTCTCACACTGTGCTTCTTATTTAATGGAGCCCTTCCTGCACTATGTAAAGCGGAACAAGTAAAAAATATAGCTGTGCGTGACCGTTTGCTTTATCAAGGTAATAACCACCTAAAGCAAACCGCCCTAACATTTGATGATGGACCGGATCCGCGCTTTACTCCACATGTATTGGATCAATTGAAAAAGCATGGTATTAAAGCAACCTTTTTTCTTATTGGGGCAAAAGCTCACGAACATCCTGAGCTGGTGAAGAGAATGGTAGCTGAAGGTCATGCTGTTGGGATTCATACCTATTGGCACCCCAACTTACTAAAAGAATCGACTGAAAAGTTTCACTGGGAAATTGCCAAAACTCAGGCTATTATTAAAAACATTACCGGGTTTGAAACACAGCTGTTTCGTCCTCCCTATGGAAATTTAACGCAAGAAATGATCAGCGAGCTGCCAAATGAAAATGTCTATGCGATTAACTGGTCTTCTGATTCATTAGACTGGAAGCAAATCCCAGAAGCGGAAATCACCAAGAATGTATTTAAGAACATGCACGCTGGAACAATTGTTTTGATGCACGACGGCGGCCATTGGACCATGGATCTTTCCAACACCCCAAAGTCGCTGGACACCATCATTCCTAGACTTAAACAAGAAGGATATCATTTTGTGACCGTCCCAGAACTTTTGCACATCCCTTATCCAAAAAATTAA